In the Synechococcus sp. UW179A genome, one interval contains:
- the psb32 gene encoding photosystem II repair protein Psb32: MPMTMKRLNHLVGGILSAVFCLLLAVPAALAVSAQDFPPALPDEVVLDSADVLSRASRNEISTRLQELNQFHVDARLVTLRRLDYGLSLSGFGDELLDRWGQESNLTDHPLLIFLEETQSKQATVVAAKELLEQLPESLLRSTGRTTMSQPLRDGDRFRQATLDGVSRIEIVLNGGEDPGPPVQLERTSLPSNIPTAEETEDSNAFTWVVVLLVVGTIVPMATWWIFSS, encoded by the coding sequence ATGCCCATGACCATGAAGCGTCTGAACCACCTCGTCGGAGGGATTCTGTCTGCTGTGTTCTGTCTTTTGCTCGCGGTTCCAGCGGCGCTGGCAGTCTCTGCTCAGGATTTTCCGCCGGCTCTGCCCGATGAAGTCGTGTTGGATTCAGCGGATGTGCTGAGCAGAGCCAGCAGGAATGAAATCAGTACACGTTTGCAGGAACTTAATCAGTTCCATGTCGATGCCCGTTTGGTGACATTGCGACGACTCGACTACGGACTCAGTCTTTCCGGTTTTGGTGACGAGCTTCTGGATCGCTGGGGGCAGGAATCCAACCTGACTGACCATCCACTGCTGATCTTCCTCGAGGAAACACAGAGCAAGCAGGCGACAGTTGTTGCGGCTAAGGAGTTGCTTGAACAATTGCCAGAGTCCCTGTTGCGCAGTACGGGACGGACGACCATGAGTCAGCCGTTACGCGATGGGGATCGCTTTCGACAGGCCACCCTCGACGGAGTCAGCCGAATCGAAATTGTTCTCAATGGGGGAGAGGATCCTGGTCCACCAGTGCAGCTGGAACGCACCTCGCTCCCCTCAAATATTCCTACCGCTGAGGAGACTGAAGACAGCAACGCCTTCACATGGGTTGTCGTTCTTCTAGTCGTCGGCACCATAGTACCTATGGCGACCTGGTGGATTTTCTCCAGCTAA
- a CDS encoding methionine--tRNA ligase — MTYSLTTPLYYVNAKPHLGSTYTTIACDALARFQRLEGHQVLFVTGVDEHGQKIQRTAEARNISPQDHCDLISREYIDLWSRWEISNDRFVRTTSERHLPLVQEFFHRCEASGHIRSGHQEGWYCVDCEEFKDDPADAESPCCPTHRKPLEWRDEENLFFCLSKFQKPIESLISTPGFIAPASRRKEVENFVAGGLRDFSISRVNVSHGLPVPGHTGHTFYVWFDALLGYLTALLDDGGSVDLDRLGSAGWPVSVHVIGKDILRFHAVYWPAMLMSAGLPLPKSVFGHGFLTREGQKMGKSLGNVLDPELLLQRCGTDAVRWYLLRDIQFGDDGDFQQQRFVDLVNNDLANTIGNLLNRTSSMSRKWFENALPPVAETVRDDHALRSKAELTIQQVRTSMPELNFQKAAEAVLQLAIDTNGFLNEQAPWSQMKQPGQEVQVGEDLYAVLECSRIVGILLQPIVPDLSERILAQLGLCSISGSWNDHLNWGRLVPGSPLPKPEPVMQRLELESPL, encoded by the coding sequence ATGACTTACAGCCTCACAACCCCGCTCTACTACGTCAATGCCAAGCCGCATCTCGGCAGCACCTATACGACCATTGCCTGTGACGCTTTGGCTCGTTTCCAGCGTCTTGAGGGACATCAGGTTCTGTTTGTCACCGGCGTGGATGAGCATGGTCAGAAGATCCAGCGCACGGCTGAGGCTCGCAACATCAGCCCACAGGACCACTGTGATCTGATCAGTCGCGAATACATCGATCTCTGGTCGCGGTGGGAGATCAGTAACGACCGTTTTGTGCGAACCACAAGCGAGCGTCACCTGCCCCTAGTTCAGGAATTTTTCCATCGTTGTGAAGCCTCGGGTCACATTCGTAGCGGCCATCAGGAGGGTTGGTACTGCGTCGATTGTGAGGAATTTAAGGACGATCCTGCCGATGCTGAATCTCCTTGCTGTCCGACTCACCGCAAGCCCCTGGAATGGCGCGACGAAGAGAACCTGTTCTTCTGTCTTTCAAAGTTTCAAAAGCCCATCGAGTCACTGATCTCTACGCCTGGTTTCATCGCTCCAGCAAGTCGTCGCAAAGAGGTTGAAAATTTTGTGGCCGGTGGCCTGCGTGATTTCTCAATCTCTCGGGTGAATGTGTCCCATGGGCTTCCGGTCCCTGGCCACACCGGCCACACCTTTTACGTCTGGTTTGACGCTCTGCTCGGCTATTTGACAGCTCTGCTGGATGATGGAGGTTCAGTGGATCTGGATCGTCTCGGCAGTGCAGGCTGGCCGGTGAGCGTTCACGTGATCGGCAAGGACATCCTGCGTTTTCACGCTGTTTACTGGCCAGCGATGTTGATGTCGGCAGGTTTGCCATTACCCAAGAGCGTTTTCGGCCATGGCTTTCTGACCCGCGAAGGCCAGAAAATGGGCAAATCGCTGGGCAATGTGTTGGACCCTGAACTGTTACTTCAGCGCTGCGGTACCGATGCTGTGCGTTGGTATCTCCTTCGCGACATTCAGTTCGGTGATGACGGTGATTTCCAGCAGCAGCGGTTTGTGGATCTGGTCAATAACGATCTCGCCAACACGATCGGGAATCTGCTCAACCGCACCTCATCGATGTCCAGGAAATGGTTTGAGAATGCTCTGCCTCCTGTGGCTGAGACGGTTCGCGACGACCATGCACTTCGCAGCAAGGCAGAGCTGACGATTCAGCAGGTTCGGACGTCAATGCCGGAGCTCAATTTTCAAAAGGCTGCCGAAGCGGTGCTTCAGTTGGCAATCGACACCAATGGCTTCCTGAACGAACAGGCTCCCTGGAGTCAGATGAAGCAACCAGGTCAGGAAGTGCAGGTTGGTGAAGATCTTTATGCCGTTCTGGAATGTTCGCGGATTGTGGGCATTCTTTTGCAGCCGATCGTGCCTGATCTCAGTGAACGTATTCTCGCCCAGCTAGGTCTCTGCTCGATTTCAGGATCGTGGAATGACCATCTGAACTGGGGCAGGCTGGTTCCCGGATCTCCATTGCCTAAGCCGGAACCTGTCATGCAGAGGCTCGAGCTCGAATCACCACTTTGA
- a CDS encoding tellurite resistance TerB family protein produces the protein MTDAEAFASIALAAVACDGTLGREEAHALRRSLEYRTPYKDRTEQEMGALFDRLLVTLREQGVNQLVTEALPALTPIQQETALAVAVQLTHADRDVSAAEQSFLNQLCDRLSLPDGRAVAVMEAITALHRDSLST, from the coding sequence ATGACGGACGCAGAAGCTTTTGCCTCGATCGCCCTCGCTGCGGTGGCTTGCGACGGCACCCTTGGTCGTGAGGAAGCCCATGCCCTGCGACGATCACTGGAGTACCGCACTCCCTACAAAGATCGAACGGAACAGGAGATGGGTGCCCTGTTCGATCGGCTTCTGGTCACGCTCCGCGAACAGGGGGTGAACCAATTGGTCACTGAGGCACTGCCGGCCCTGACCCCTATCCAGCAGGAGACGGCATTGGCTGTGGCTGTTCAACTCACCCATGCCGATAGGGATGTTTCAGCTGCAGAACAGTCGTTCCTCAACCAACTCTGCGATCGTCTATCGCTTCCTGATGGCCGTGCTGTTGCTGTAATGGAGGCGATCACGGCCTTACATCGCGACAGCCTTTCCACCTGA
- a CDS encoding cofactor assembly of complex C subunit B — MPGSARLCLISGLLVLGLAIFNAVTAGTLTPALQRAEVLSGMASVGLMLVAVLWTRAIPRNPKAVKLEGEQGLEITAGLSESVRTELAWGSHQFLTATSAATILVNWDQTVLLRRGLITKDPFSPGDICRRSTERQALVSLVRTALYPGRQEFDAVLPGLPAVMVQPLGERGWIVLGGWSERCFTRSDERWLAGWAERLRTQLELISVVGDSDPQTDPKGI; from the coding sequence ATGCCAGGCTCCGCGCGACTCTGCCTGATCTCCGGACTGCTGGTGCTGGGGCTCGCCATCTTCAATGCTGTGACTGCAGGGACGCTCACGCCCGCTTTGCAACGAGCAGAAGTCCTGTCCGGGATGGCGTCGGTTGGTTTGATGCTTGTTGCGGTGCTCTGGACCCGGGCTATTCCGCGCAATCCCAAGGCAGTCAAGCTTGAGGGCGAACAGGGTCTCGAGATCACCGCCGGATTATCCGAAAGTGTGCGCACTGAACTGGCCTGGGGAAGCCACCAGTTTCTGACAGCAACCTCGGCCGCCACGATCCTCGTGAACTGGGACCAGACAGTGCTGCTCAGGCGTGGGCTGATCACCAAGGATCCGTTCTCTCCGGGTGACATCTGTCGCCGCAGTACTGAGCGGCAGGCCCTCGTGTCACTGGTCAGAACTGCTTTATACCCTGGCCGTCAGGAATTTGATGCTGTTCTACCAGGTCTGCCGGCGGTGATGGTTCAACCGCTTGGAGAACGGGGGTGGATTGTGCTTGGTGGCTGGTCAGAGCGATGCTTCACCCGCTCGGATGAACGCTGGCTGGCGGGTTGGGCAGAACGACTCAGAACTCAACTGGAGCTGATTTCCGTGGTCGGGGACTCTGATCCTCAGACTGATCCGAAGGGAATCTGA
- a CDS encoding FAD-dependent oxidoreductase, with protein sequence MTVSIDSVDVLVWGGGTGGTAAAIQAARGGASTLLLTPGAWLGGMVSAAGVCCPDGNELSPWQTGLWGAFLHELEQREPEGLDHNWVSCFGYRPQTAESILQNWLHQEPRLLWWPGCQLLSVERAGSLITGLRIEVDGEIRRVTCRVAIDGSDRGDLLPLANAPFRFGWEPKEQWQEPSAPSRQRLTTDPFFRHQPVQSPTWVVMGQLQSDQLPNPQRQGDHPIGSQLPDPFYGASDTFGLEKTITYGRLPSGLVMLNWPLHGNDWHRGLERAFLTDPDQEAALFSEMQQHSLCFADELRKATDGWLQLGEAFPSSAESRAPWLAAMPYWREGRRVVGRTTVIEQDLLPLAEGVCILGPPVNDSAILQSIAVGNYANDHHYPGDDWPLAPKSCRWGGRWTGTPFCIPFGALLSDAVDNLLIADKAFSTSHMANGATRLQPLILNVGQAAGAASALAVESNRQPSELSVRSVQNRLIGDAMAPSAVVPLWDTPWHHSQWFERQVSALDQKPLTAAHPETLDSGRTLRATVSPDNEGGYRIQCEASEPCQLITLEPAVNDRLQAIDRPTSVELQGSHNPWGGWFRTSSLR encoded by the coding sequence ATGACCGTCAGCATTGATTCGGTGGATGTGTTGGTCTGGGGAGGGGGAACTGGTGGCACGGCAGCAGCGATTCAGGCGGCCCGTGGCGGCGCCAGCACCCTGCTACTCACCCCTGGTGCATGGCTGGGCGGAATGGTGAGTGCAGCGGGGGTGTGCTGTCCTGATGGCAACGAACTGAGCCCATGGCAGACAGGGCTTTGGGGAGCTTTTCTGCATGAACTGGAACAACGCGAACCAGAAGGACTGGACCACAACTGGGTGAGCTGTTTCGGCTACCGACCGCAAACAGCGGAGTCGATCCTTCAAAACTGGCTGCATCAGGAGCCCAGGTTGCTTTGGTGGCCTGGTTGCCAACTCCTGAGCGTTGAGCGTGCAGGCTCTCTGATCACGGGCCTACGCATTGAGGTGGATGGAGAAATCCGCAGGGTGACGTGCCGCGTTGCCATCGATGGCAGCGATCGAGGTGATTTGCTGCCTTTGGCGAATGCACCGTTCCGTTTCGGTTGGGAACCCAAGGAACAGTGGCAGGAACCCAGTGCACCATCACGGCAACGCTTGACCACCGATCCCTTTTTCAGACATCAACCCGTGCAGTCACCGACTTGGGTGGTGATGGGCCAGCTTCAGAGCGATCAGCTTCCAAATCCTCAACGCCAAGGTGATCATCCGATTGGTTCTCAACTACCCGACCCCTTTTATGGGGCCTCTGACACATTCGGTCTGGAAAAAACCATCACCTACGGCCGCTTACCGTCGGGACTGGTGATGCTTAATTGGCCACTGCACGGCAATGACTGGCACCGAGGACTGGAGCGAGCCTTTCTGACTGATCCAGATCAGGAGGCTGCACTGTTTAGCGAGATGCAGCAACACAGTCTCTGCTTCGCCGATGAGTTGCGCAAAGCCACTGATGGATGGCTACAACTCGGCGAGGCATTTCCTAGCAGCGCTGAAAGTCGAGCACCCTGGCTCGCTGCTATGCCCTACTGGCGCGAGGGCCGGCGCGTGGTTGGCCGCACCACGGTCATTGAACAGGATCTGCTCCCCCTAGCTGAAGGAGTTTGCATCCTTGGTCCACCAGTCAATGACAGTGCAATTTTGCAGTCGATTGCGGTGGGCAATTACGCCAATGACCATCACTACCCCGGGGATGACTGGCCATTAGCTCCCAAAAGTTGTCGTTGGGGAGGTCGCTGGACAGGAACTCCCTTCTGCATACCCTTCGGAGCTCTGCTGAGTGATGCAGTCGACAATCTCCTAATAGCAGATAAGGCATTCAGTACGAGCCACATGGCCAATGGCGCCACCCGATTGCAACCGTTGATCCTGAATGTTGGCCAAGCTGCAGGAGCCGCTTCCGCTCTCGCCGTGGAATCCAATCGGCAACCCTCTGAACTGTCGGTGCGCAGTGTGCAGAATCGACTGATCGGAGACGCCATGGCTCCGTCAGCAGTCGTACCGCTCTGGGACACACCGTGGCATCACAGTCAGTGGTTTGAGCGTCAAGTATCAGCACTGGATCAGAAACCATTGACAGCCGCCCACCCGGAGACATTGGACTCAGGCAGAACACTGCGGGCAACGGTTAGTCCAGACAACGAGGGTGGCTACAGAATTCAATGCGAAGCAAGTGAGCCCTGCCAATTGATCACCCTTGAACCAGCGGTGAACGACAGACTTCAAGCGATCGACAGACCGACAAGCGTCGAGTTGCAGGGCAGCCACAATCCCTGGGGAGGTTGGTTTCGTACATCCTCACTGCGCTGA
- a CDS encoding ribonuclease catalytic domain-containing protein — protein sequence MLAVQGSKRRLSVGFRGKEQVVPARTIDLIHPLSGDLDPSARLGVFPWTFNQQDLNQSSPNCRDWGEAWVLILESSETVDLAEFAELACGSDAAVHKAACWLALHADQDFFRWKQGAVQARPASEIRSRRAERRMQIKAERRSKRWIQVLKSRQPVVFNSLDPLHQSWIKCMQELVGEGVEEGRLDAQLLQSLKTARVEANARELRHLLIQLGQWDEHQPASIAGTPWSSGFSENLLLEARQLVEHSDETFPGDENRLDLTTQACVTIDDVETSDIDDAIALERRRDGSERLWIHIADPGRLIPEGSPLDLEARRRGSSLYLSRGNLPMFPAELSTGPFSLRAGQRNPAWSTWVDLDKYGDISDFGILRSWVTPRYRLTYDDADELIDFAPPEEADLSDLHQLLERRRRWRTDQGALQMDLPEGRIRCRDGELSVQVTEPGAARTMVAEAMILAGAVAARFGSTHNLALPYRSQLPAELPSSMELEQLPDGAVRFAAIKRCLSRGLMGTQPSPHFSLGLSAYAQATSPIRRYGDLVVQRQIAAVINSQIPRSMESMQELIDSFDSAVREGLTIAREDQRHWQQVWFEHHQNHQWPVDFLRWLRPQDRLGLVRLDDLAMDVAAECPAGSLPGDALVLQVEQVDSQCDQLRLLALSR from the coding sequence GTGCTTGCCGTTCAAGGCAGCAAACGTCGTTTAAGCGTTGGTTTTCGAGGCAAGGAACAAGTTGTTCCAGCCCGGACCATCGATTTAATTCACCCCCTATCTGGTGACCTTGATCCGTCAGCTCGGCTGGGGGTTTTCCCATGGACATTCAACCAGCAAGACCTTAATCAATCCAGTCCCAACTGTCGCGACTGGGGCGAAGCATGGGTCCTGATTTTGGAATCATCTGAGACTGTTGATCTCGCTGAATTTGCTGAGTTGGCCTGCGGGTCAGATGCTGCAGTTCACAAAGCTGCCTGTTGGCTGGCTTTGCATGCAGACCAGGATTTTTTCCGCTGGAAGCAGGGTGCGGTTCAAGCAAGGCCCGCTTCCGAGATCCGCAGCCGACGTGCTGAACGGCGCATGCAGATCAAAGCCGAACGCAGAAGTAAGCGTTGGATCCAGGTCTTGAAGTCACGTCAACCAGTGGTCTTCAATTCGCTTGATCCTCTTCACCAGTCATGGATTAAGTGCATGCAAGAGCTGGTGGGCGAAGGCGTTGAAGAGGGCCGACTCGATGCTCAGCTGTTGCAGTCACTGAAAACCGCGCGCGTAGAAGCCAATGCCAGGGAGCTCCGTCATCTGCTGATTCAGCTTGGCCAGTGGGATGAGCATCAACCTGCATCGATCGCGGGTACGCCCTGGAGCAGTGGATTCAGTGAAAATCTGCTGCTGGAGGCAAGGCAGCTTGTCGAACACAGCGACGAGACGTTTCCGGGAGACGAGAACAGACTTGACCTCACAACTCAGGCCTGCGTCACCATCGACGACGTTGAGACGAGTGACATTGACGATGCCATTGCTCTGGAACGTCGTCGAGACGGATCCGAACGTCTCTGGATCCATATCGCCGATCCAGGTCGATTGATCCCCGAAGGTTCACCCTTGGATCTTGAGGCTCGCCGCCGAGGCAGCAGCCTATATCTCTCGAGGGGCAATCTTCCAATGTTCCCCGCCGAGCTCTCCACTGGGCCCTTCAGTCTCAGGGCAGGCCAGCGTAACCCTGCCTGGAGCACCTGGGTGGATCTCGATAAGTACGGCGATATCAGCGATTTCGGGATCCTGCGCAGCTGGGTCACCCCCCGTTACCGCCTCACCTATGACGATGCCGATGAGCTGATTGATTTCGCTCCACCTGAAGAGGCAGATCTTTCGGATCTGCATCAGCTGCTGGAACGTCGACGACGTTGGCGGACTGATCAGGGCGCATTGCAGATGGATCTGCCAGAGGGTCGTATCAGATGCCGGGATGGTGAGCTGTCTGTGCAGGTCACGGAACCTGGTGCCGCGAGGACGATGGTGGCTGAGGCCATGATTCTTGCTGGTGCCGTTGCCGCCCGATTCGGATCCACTCACAACTTGGCGTTGCCCTATCGCAGTCAGCTTCCTGCCGAACTTCCTTCGTCAATGGAGCTTGAGCAGTTACCGGATGGAGCCGTACGATTTGCTGCCATCAAACGTTGCCTCAGCCGAGGTCTAATGGGAACTCAACCCTCACCTCATTTCAGTCTTGGTCTCAGCGCCTATGCCCAAGCCACCTCACCAATCAGGCGCTATGGAGATTTGGTTGTGCAACGCCAGATCGCTGCTGTGATCAACTCTCAAATCCCGCGCAGCATGGAGTCTATGCAAGAGCTGATTGACAGTTTCGATTCAGCTGTTCGCGAAGGGCTCACCATCGCAAGGGAAGATCAACGTCACTGGCAACAGGTTTGGTTCGAGCATCACCAGAACCACCAGTGGCCGGTGGATTTCCTGCGCTGGCTGAGACCTCAGGACCGGCTGGGGTTGGTTCGTCTTGATGATCTAGCCATGGATGTTGCCGCTGAGTGTCCTGCAGGATCACTACCAGGAGATGCTCTTGTGCTGCAGGTTGAACAAGTCGATTCTCAGTGTGACCAACTCAGGTTGCTTGCCTTGTCCCGTTGA
- a CDS encoding tRNA (cytidine(34)-2'-O)-methyltransferase translates to MTLASTPLRVALFEPRIPPNTGSIARTCAAFGLPLALIEPLGFSIDDRHLKRAGLDYWPFVDLSVHKDFDHFLNSLPQPSRLIGCSRRGGQTLQTLRFQQGDVLLFGREDLGLPDPIRAQCDQIATIPMPCSAAEDGRGGVRSLNLSVACGIVSYHAGWQLQLW, encoded by the coding sequence ATGACTCTGGCTTCCACACCATTGAGGGTTGCGCTGTTTGAACCCAGGATCCCCCCCAACACCGGGAGTATCGCGCGGACATGTGCAGCCTTCGGTTTACCTCTTGCCTTGATCGAGCCACTCGGTTTTTCGATTGATGACCGCCATCTCAAACGTGCTGGGCTGGATTACTGGCCTTTTGTGGATCTCTCCGTCCACAAGGATTTTGACCATTTCCTGAACAGCCTTCCTCAGCCGTCACGGTTGATTGGTTGCAGCCGTCGCGGTGGGCAGACTCTTCAGACCCTCCGTTTTCAACAGGGCGATGTTCTCTTGTTCGGACGAGAGGATCTCGGACTACCTGATCCGATCAGGGCTCAGTGCGATCAAATTGCCACCATTCCGATGCCATGCAGCGCGGCGGAGGATGGCCGTGGAGGTGTTCGCAGTCTGAACCTGTCGGTCGCCTGCGGAATCGTTAGTTATCACGCAGGATGGCAGCTTCAGTTGTGGTAA
- the pxcA gene encoding proton extrusion protein PcxA, with translation MAGRNWLGTFGGTKSFNANSELDRGYEAALLIQSLELEYYGDRPIRPDLELSVPATVQATILRKFRAAINVCRSSLDKLEYQRAQFDTQELRQLQLIESVVNRYSPRRSASAPTISRAPDPLPRSLLGIFDTLRRQLNPAAEATLVAGFRRRRDSTLISLKVLLLLILVPLLVQQVSRTYIISPAVDHFAPDLPFLSYPKPQLEEQAVEKLRVFKAEIEFDALLRGDSIPTQEELQQKLSAKAEELKEEADSESTHAVKNVLADLAATVAFVVVCLFSREELRVLRGFFDEAVYGLSDSAKAFAIILFTDIFVGFHSPEGWTVLLDGIANHFGFPARENFILLFIATFPVILATIFKYWIFRYLNRVSPSSVATLRGMNGGG, from the coding sequence ATGGCAGGACGTAACTGGCTTGGGACCTTCGGCGGAACCAAATCTTTCAATGCAAATTCAGAACTGGATCGTGGTTACGAAGCCGCGCTTCTGATTCAAAGTCTCGAGCTTGAATATTACGGTGACCGCCCAATTCGTCCAGATCTTGAACTCTCCGTCCCAGCAACTGTTCAGGCCACGATCCTTCGTAAGTTCAGGGCCGCCATTAACGTCTGTCGCTCATCACTCGATAAACTTGAGTATCAACGTGCACAGTTTGACACCCAGGAACTTAGACAGCTTCAACTGATTGAAAGCGTTGTCAATCGCTATAGCCCCAGGCGTTCAGCATCAGCGCCAACGATCAGTCGAGCACCTGATCCGCTTCCACGCTCCTTACTAGGCATCTTCGACACGTTGCGTCGACAACTCAATCCTGCGGCGGAAGCGACGCTTGTGGCAGGTTTCCGACGTCGCAGGGATTCAACACTGATCTCCCTGAAGGTGCTGCTTCTGTTGATTCTTGTGCCGTTGTTAGTTCAACAGGTCAGCCGCACTTACATCATCAGCCCAGCGGTTGATCACTTCGCTCCAGATCTTCCTTTTCTGAGCTATCCAAAGCCTCAGCTCGAGGAACAGGCCGTTGAAAAACTAAGGGTCTTCAAGGCTGAAATTGAATTTGATGCTCTCCTGCGCGGTGATTCCATTCCAACTCAGGAGGAACTTCAGCAGAAACTCTCTGCTAAAGCCGAAGAATTAAAAGAAGAGGCTGATTCAGAAAGCACCCATGCAGTGAAAAACGTCTTAGCTGATCTTGCAGCAACTGTGGCATTCGTTGTTGTTTGTTTGTTCAGTCGCGAAGAGCTGAGAGTGCTGCGTGGATTCTTTGATGAAGCGGTTTACGGACTCAGTGATTCAGCCAAGGCTTTTGCCATCATTCTATTCACCGATATTTTTGTTGGGTTCCACAGTCCTGAGGGATGGACGGTTCTTTTGGATGGAATCGCCAATCACTTTGGCTTCCCAGCAAGAGAAAATTTCATCCTTCTCTTCATTGCCACGTTCCCAGTCATCCTTGCCACCATTTTCAAGTATTGGATCTTCCGTTATCTCAATCGTGTCAGTCCGTCCTCTGTTGCCACACTGCGCGGCATGAACGGAGGTGGTTAA
- the lptC gene encoding LPS export ABC transporter periplasmic protein LptC produces the protein MTLTHAIGRLRGGLLITLMLLSGCVSEKPASTVQSPPFVFRSLKLEQKTKQGLMDWSLNSPEARYELNRRLVRARQPVGVLYRKGKPSFRVQSDLALVVNDGEQILLEGDVRLQQLNGSKLLIQGDRLRWRPQQGILLIEQRPRATDKESRISATEAQLLQTTNDLTLKGVVKLERWSKDSDPSKPDTTLQTGLAQWNLDSGVLNAEGPVLAQRRDQEGTVLEQLQGMSLQGNTQAGDLMVMAPVVVQMPRQKGILKAQDTTWNFRTQIVRSDQPFEAELDRTRIFGKAFQAELEDNTVVINGDCRIEQPGESLDATTCRWNWETEDVLAEGNVLLKRDANDQLTRASKLAGQVGEKGRITFTAPGGKVESQVRFPSDQSEDQSPRPRKSAPVEF, from the coding sequence ATGACCTTGACCCATGCCATCGGTCGCCTGAGAGGTGGTCTGCTGATCACCCTGATGCTCCTGTCAGGCTGTGTCAGTGAAAAACCCGCGTCTACGGTTCAGTCGCCACCCTTCGTGTTTCGATCCCTGAAACTCGAACAGAAGACCAAGCAAGGACTGATGGACTGGAGTCTGAACAGTCCTGAAGCTCGCTATGAGCTCAATCGTCGTCTTGTTCGTGCCCGCCAGCCTGTCGGTGTTCTCTACCGGAAGGGAAAACCATCATTCAGGGTGCAGTCGGATCTTGCTCTTGTCGTCAACGATGGCGAACAGATTCTGCTTGAGGGTGATGTCAGGCTGCAGCAACTCAATGGCTCCAAGCTTCTGATTCAGGGAGACCGTCTGCGTTGGCGTCCGCAGCAGGGGATTTTGCTCATTGAGCAGCGTCCAAGAGCTACTGACAAGGAGTCTCGAATCAGTGCCACTGAAGCGCAGCTTCTCCAGACCACCAACGACTTGACTCTCAAGGGTGTCGTCAAGCTTGAGCGTTGGTCTAAGGACTCCGATCCATCCAAACCGGATACGACACTTCAAACCGGGCTCGCCCAGTGGAATCTCGATTCCGGCGTGTTGAATGCCGAGGGTCCTGTTCTGGCACAGCGACGCGACCAGGAAGGAACAGTGCTTGAGCAGCTTCAGGGCATGAGTCTTCAGGGCAACACGCAAGCAGGTGACCTGATGGTGATGGCTCCGGTCGTTGTTCAGATGCCACGTCAGAAGGGGATTCTCAAGGCTCAGGACACCACGTGGAATTTCCGAACACAGATTGTGCGCAGCGATCAACCCTTCGAAGCGGAACTGGATCGCACCAGGATCTTTGGCAAAGCTTTTCAGGCTGAGCTGGAGGACAACACGGTTGTGATCAATGGTGATTGCAGGATTGAACAGCCGGGAGAATCGCTCGATGCGACCACCTGTCGCTGGAACTGGGAGACTGAGGACGTCCTTGCTGAGGGGAATGTGCTGTTAAAACGTGACGCCAACGATCAGTTGACCCGTGCCAGCAAGCTGGCGGGTCAGGTTGGCGAAAAAGGCAGGATCACCTTTACAGCTCCAGGTGGGAAGGTGGAATCCCAGGTCAGATTCCCTTCGGATCAGTCTGAGGATCAGAGTCCCCGACCACGGAAATCAGCTCCAGTTGAGTTCTGA
- the cobU gene encoding bifunctional adenosylcobinamide kinase/adenosylcobinamide-phosphate guanylyltransferase, giving the protein MVKPLDGLVLVTGPSRGGKSRWAEHLVAEHSPVSYVATSDARPDDSAWQQRIRLHRERRPSDWEVIESGADLSMALNSIPTHHTVLVDALGAFTAWHLEASPNDWAQLEADLIKSVQERQRPVVLVIEETGWGVVPVTAIGGRFRDRQGRLAQQLETIASASWLVIQGRALDLHALGSAVPQE; this is encoded by the coding sequence GTGGTTAAGCCTTTAGATGGACTTGTGCTCGTCACCGGTCCAAGCCGTGGTGGCAAAAGCCGCTGGGCCGAACATCTCGTTGCTGAACACAGTCCTGTCAGTTACGTAGCGACTTCCGATGCACGACCGGATGACAGTGCATGGCAGCAGAGAATTCGCCTTCATCGTGAACGGCGACCCTCTGACTGGGAGGTGATTGAAAGTGGAGCTGATCTGTCGATGGCTCTGAACAGCATTCCCACCCATCACACCGTTTTGGTTGATGCTCTGGGAGCATTTACCGCGTGGCATCTTGAAGCGTCTCCCAATGACTGGGCGCAGCTTGAAGCAGATTTGATCAAAAGCGTTCAGGAGCGACAACGACCCGTTGTTTTGGTGATTGAGGAGACAGGCTGGGGAGTAGTGCCAGTAACAGCCATTGGCGGACGATTTCGTGATCGTCAAGGCCGGCTCGCTCAACAACTGGAAACCATCGCCTCCGCAAGTTGGCTCGTTATCCAAGGAAGGGCTCTTGATCTTCATGCCCTTGGATCTGCCGTACCCCAGGAATGA